From Mycteria americana isolate JAX WOST 10 ecotype Jacksonville Zoo and Gardens chromosome 4, USCA_MyAme_1.0, whole genome shotgun sequence, one genomic window encodes:
- the LOC142408715 gene encoding uncharacterized protein LOC142408715, translating to MGAGGAGGRRGSGSGPARSGRAQRRPPPIPRGGAGGTRPLPPTPRPPDPGAGREPAGAPAAGRGWAGTGGTGDSGDSSGSSDTSDTSDTSGSSDTSGSSDSSDSSDTSGSSDSSDTSDTSDTSDSSDTSDTSDTSDSSDSSDTSDTSDTSGSSDSSDSSDTSDTSDSSDSSDTSGSSDSSHTSDSSDTSGSSDSSDTSDTSDTSDTSGSSDSSDTSDTSDSSDSSDTSGSSDSSDTSDTSDSSDSSDTSDTSDSSDTSDTSDSSDSSDTSGSSDSSDTSDTSDTSDSSDTSDTSDTSDSSDSSDTSDTSDTSGSSDSSDSSDTSDTSDSSDSSDTSGSSDSSHTSDSSDTSGSSDSSDTSDTSDTSDTSGSSDSSDTSDTSDSSDSSDTSGSSDSSDTSDTSDSSDSSDTSDTSDSSDTSDTSDTSGSSDSSDSSDTSDTSDSSDSSDTSGSSDSSHTSDSSDTSGSSDSSDTSGTSDSHDTSDSSSTRGSSDTSDSSNTSGTSDTSDSSDTSGTSDSSDTSGTSDSHDTSDSSSTRGSSDTSNTSDSSDTSGTRGSSDTSGSHDTSDSSSTRGSSDTSDSSDSSDTVHPPQTALPVQLAPASPHSDTRNTSAHQYKPPAPLGSAACPQSGVPFPWHPRSTHIPVQDPGTAPTTHRDPGTCTHVPVGPRTAPTSRSGTHFPVLDSGTAPVSHAPMSR from the exons AtgggcgccggcggggccgggggacgcCGGGGCTCGGGCAGCGGCCCCGCACGGAGCGGCCGCGCTCAGCGCCGCCCCCCGCCCat CCcgaggggcggggccggagggacacgccccctcccccccacgCCCCGCCCACCCgacccgggggcggggcgggagccagcgggggcaccggcggcggggagggggtgggcagggaccgGCGGCACCGGCGACAGCGGcgacagcagcggcagcagcgacaccagcgacaccagcgacaccagcggcagcagcgacaccagcggcagcagcgacagcagtgacagcagcgacaccagcggcagcagcgacagcagcgacaccagcgacaccagcgacaccagcgacagcagcgacaccagcgacaccagcgacaccagtgacagcagtgacagcagcgacaccagcgacaccagtgacaccagcggcagcagcgacagcagcgacagcagtgacaccagcgacaccagcgacagcagcgacagcagtgacaccagcggcagcagtgacagcagccacaccagcgacagcagcgacaccagcggcagcagcgacagcagtgacaccagcgacaccagcgacaccagcgacaccagcggcagcagcgacagcagcgacaccagcgacaccagcgacagcagcgacagcagcgacaccagcggcagcagcgacagcagcgacaccagcgacaccagtgacagcagtgacagcagcgacaccagcgacaccagtgacagcagcgacaccagcgacaccagtgacagcagtgacagcagcgacaccagcggcagcagcgacagcagcgacaccagcgacaccagcgacaccagcgacagcagcgacaccagcgacaccagcgacaccagtgacagcagtgacagcagcgacaccagcgacaccagtgacaccagcggcagcagcgacagcagcgacagcagtgacaccagcgacaccagcgacagcagcgacagcagtgacaccagcggcagcagtgacagcagccacaccagcgacagcagcgacaccagcggcagcagcgacagcagtgacaccagcgacaccagcgacaccagcgacaccagcggcagcagcgacagcagcgacaccagcgacaccagcgacagcagcgacagcagcgacaccagcggcagcagcgacagcagcgacaccagcgacaccagtgacagcagtgacagcagcgacaccagcgacaccagtgacagcagcgacaccagcgacaccagtgacaccagcggcagcagcgacagcagcgacagcagtgacaccagcgacaccagcgacagcagcgacagcagtgacaccagcggcagcagtgacagcagccacaccagcgacagcagcgacaccagcggcagcagcgacagcagtgACACCAGTGGCACCAGCGACAGCCACGacaccagtgacagcagcagcaccagaggcAGCAGTGACACCAGTGACAGCAGCAACACCAGCGGCACCAGCGACACCAGCGACAGCAGCGACACCAGCGGCACCAGCGACAGCAGTGACACCAGTGGCACCAGCGACAGCCACGacaccagtgacagcagcagcaccagaggcAGCAGTGACACCAGTAACACCAGTGACAGCAGCGACACCAGCGGCACCAGAGGCAGCAGCGACACCAGCGGCAGCCACGacaccagtgacagcagcagcaccagaggcAGCAGCGACACCagtgacagcagtgacagcagtgaCACCGTTCACCCCCCGCAGACCGCACTGCCGGTACAGCTGGCGCCCGCCTCTCCCCACAGTGACACCAGGAACACCAGTGCACACCAGTACAAACCACCAGCACCA ctgggCAGCGCAGCCTGCCCGCAGTCCGGCGTGCCCTTCCCCTGGCACCCGCGCAGCACCCACATCCCGGTGCAGGATCCCGGCACAGCACCCACGACCCACCGGGACCCTGGGACCTGCACCCACGTCCCAGTGGGACCCCGCACAGCACCCACGTCCCGGTCTGGGACCCACTTCCCAGTGCTGGATTCTGGCACAGCACCCGTGTCCCATG CACCCATGTCTCGGTGA
- the LOC142408791 gene encoding rho-related BTB domain-containing protein 2-like isoform X2 gives MDLDVDYERPNVETIKCVVVGDNAVGKTRLICARACNATLSQYQLLATHVPTVWAIDQYRVCQEVLERSRDVVDEVSVSLRLWDTFGDHHKDRRFAYGRSDVVVLCFSLANPNSLRHVKTMWYPEIKHFCPRTPIVLVGCQLDLRYADLEAVNRARRPLAKPIKPTDILPPERGHEVAKELGVPYYETSVVAQFGIKDVFDNAIRAALISRRHLQFWKSHLKKMQRPLLQAPFLPPKPPPPVIQVPDPPASRGWGPAALFCTPLCADVVFQLQGGQRVFAHRVYLATSCSKFYDLFTLEGPRGGGKEPAARTKSLDGERGALAEGACAPLRTSQSDDALRPAAGDGAAPGGGHDLSAWGRGFVSMRWELVADPVAGREKRMAVVRMDRRVQAEPFRAVLEYLYTGRLDQARGDLMQVATIAELLEVFDLRMMVANVLNKESFMNQEITKAFHVRRANRIKECLGKGVFADVVFRVDDGAVPAHKPLLIAGCDWMMAMFRGAFRESYAAEVSLPGTNCACLRAVLDFLYTGVFTPTPDLDAMELLILTNRLCLPRLQALTVRRGRAAASLHAAGGDRRAGDHLPGDDAVPQRPAAGRLVPALHLHQLQQRLPPLPPRDEVHVPREPGAL, from the exons aTGGACCTGGACGTGGACTACGAGCGCCCCAACGTCGAGACCATCAAGTGCGTGGTGGTGGGCGACAACGCGGTGGGGAAGACGCGGCTGATCTGCGCCCGCGCCTGCAACGCCACGCTCAGCCAGTACCAGCTGCTGGCCACGCACGTCCCCACCGTCTGGGCCATCGACCAGTACCGCGTCTGCCAGGag GTGCTGGAGCGCTCCCGGGATGTGGTGGACGAGGTCAGCGTCTCCCTGCGCCTCTGGGACACCTTCGGGGACCACCACAAGGACCGGCGCTTCGCCTACGGCAG GTCGGATGTGGTCGTGCTCTGCTTCTCCCTGGCGAACCCCAACTCCCTGCGCCACGTGAAGACGATGTGGTACCCTGAGATCAAGCACTTCTGCCCCCGGACGCCCATCGTGCTGGTGGGGTGCCAGCTGGACCTGCGCTACGCCGACCTGGAGGCCGTCAACCGGGCCCGCCGCCCCTTGGCCAA gcccaTCAAGCCCACGGACATCCTGCCCCCGGAGCGGGGCCACGAGGTGGCCAAGGAGCTGGGGGTGCCCTACTACGAGACCAGCGTGGTGGCCCAGTTCGGCATCAAGGACGTCTTCGACAACGCCATCCGGGCCGCTCTCATCTCCCGCCGGCACCTCCAGTTCTGGAAGTCCCACCTGAAGAAGATGCAGCGGCCGCTGCTGCAggcccccttcctgccccccaagCCCCCGCCGCCTGTCATCCAGGTCCCCGACCCGCCGGCCAGCCGCGGCTGGGGCCCCGCCGCCCTCTTCTGCACCCCGCTCTGCGCTGACGTCGTCTTCCAGCTCCAGGGCGGCCAGCGGGTCTTCGCCCACCGCGTCTACCTGGCCACCTCCTGCTCCAAGTTCTACGACCTCTTCACCCTGGaggggccgcggggagggggcaaGGAGCCGGCCGCCCGCACCAAGAGCCTggacggggagcggggggccctGGCCGAGGGGGCGTGCGCCCCGCTGCGGACTTCGCAGAGCGACGATGCCctgcggccggcggcgggggacggcgcggcgcccggcggcggccaCGACCTGTCGGCCTGGGGCCGCGGCTTCGTCAGCATGCGCTGGGAGCTGGTGGCGGACCCCGTGGCAGGGCGGGAGAAGCGGATGGCGGTGGTGCGCATGGACCGGcgggtgcaggcagagcccttCCGCGCCGTGCTGGAGTACCTCTACACCGGGCGGCTGGACCAGGCCCGCGGGGACCTGATGCAGGTGGCCACCATCGccgagctgctggaggtcttcgACCTGCGCATGATGGTGGCCAACGTGCTCAACAAGGAGAGCTTCATGAACCAGGAGATCACCAAGGCCTTCCACGTCCGCCGCGCCAACCGCATCAAGGagtgcctggggaagggggtcTTCGCAG ATGTGGTTTTCCGCGTGGACGACGGGGCCGTGCCAGCGCACAAGCCCCTGCTCATCGCCGGCTGCGACTGGATGATGGCCATGTTCCGGGGAGCTTTCCGGGAGAGCTATGCCGCCGAG gtctCCCTGCCCGGCACCAACTGCGCCTGCCTGCGCGCCGTCCTCGACTTCCTCTACACCGGCGTCTTCACCCCCACGCCCGACCTGGACGCGATGGAGCTCCTCATCCTCACCAACCgcctctgcctgccccggctgcaggCGCTCACAG TACGCCGTGGACGAGCTGCTGCGAGCCTTCATGCAGCGGGTGGAGATCGACGAGCAGGTGATCATCTACCTGGAGATGACGCAG TTCCACAACGCCCGGCAGCTGGCCGCCTGGTGCCTGCACTACATCTGCACCAACTACAACAGCGTCTGCCGCCGCTTCCCCCGCGAGATGAAGTTCATGTCCCCAG AGAACCAGGCGCACTTTGA
- the LOC142408791 gene encoding rho-related BTB domain-containing protein 2-like isoform X1 produces MDLDVDYERPNVETIKCVVVGDNAVGKTRLICARACNATLSQYQLLATHVPTVWAIDQYRVCQEVLERSRDVVDEVSVSLRLWDTFGDHHKDRRFAYGRSDVVVLCFSLANPNSLRHVKTMWYPEIKHFCPRTPIVLVGCQLDLRYADLEAVNRARRPLAKPIKPTDILPPERGHEVAKELGVPYYETSVVAQFGIKDVFDNAIRAALISRRHLQFWKSHLKKMQRPLLQAPFLPPKPPPPVIQVPDPPASRGWGPAALFCTPLCADVVFQLQGGQRVFAHRVYLATSCSKFYDLFTLEGPRGGGKEPAARTKSLDGERGALAEGACAPLRTSQSDDALRPAAGDGAAPGGGHDLSAWGRGFVSMRWELVADPVAGREKRMAVVRMDRRVQAEPFRAVLEYLYTGRLDQARGDLMQVATIAELLEVFDLRMMVANVLNKESFMNQEITKAFHVRRANRIKECLGKGVFADVVFRVDDGAVPAHKPLLIAGCDWMMAMFRGAFRESYAAEVSLPGTNCACLRAVLDFLYTGVFTPTPDLDAMELLILTNRLCLPRLQALTEQYAVDELLRAFMQRVEIDEQVIIYLEMTQFHNARQLAAWCLHYICTNYNSVCRRFPREMKFMSPENQAHFERHRWPPVWYLKEEDLYLRSKKEREREEQLQRKQHTRSKWCFWRPSPHVS; encoded by the exons aTGGACCTGGACGTGGACTACGAGCGCCCCAACGTCGAGACCATCAAGTGCGTGGTGGTGGGCGACAACGCGGTGGGGAAGACGCGGCTGATCTGCGCCCGCGCCTGCAACGCCACGCTCAGCCAGTACCAGCTGCTGGCCACGCACGTCCCCACCGTCTGGGCCATCGACCAGTACCGCGTCTGCCAGGag GTGCTGGAGCGCTCCCGGGATGTGGTGGACGAGGTCAGCGTCTCCCTGCGCCTCTGGGACACCTTCGGGGACCACCACAAGGACCGGCGCTTCGCCTACGGCAG GTCGGATGTGGTCGTGCTCTGCTTCTCCCTGGCGAACCCCAACTCCCTGCGCCACGTGAAGACGATGTGGTACCCTGAGATCAAGCACTTCTGCCCCCGGACGCCCATCGTGCTGGTGGGGTGCCAGCTGGACCTGCGCTACGCCGACCTGGAGGCCGTCAACCGGGCCCGCCGCCCCTTGGCCAA gcccaTCAAGCCCACGGACATCCTGCCCCCGGAGCGGGGCCACGAGGTGGCCAAGGAGCTGGGGGTGCCCTACTACGAGACCAGCGTGGTGGCCCAGTTCGGCATCAAGGACGTCTTCGACAACGCCATCCGGGCCGCTCTCATCTCCCGCCGGCACCTCCAGTTCTGGAAGTCCCACCTGAAGAAGATGCAGCGGCCGCTGCTGCAggcccccttcctgccccccaagCCCCCGCCGCCTGTCATCCAGGTCCCCGACCCGCCGGCCAGCCGCGGCTGGGGCCCCGCCGCCCTCTTCTGCACCCCGCTCTGCGCTGACGTCGTCTTCCAGCTCCAGGGCGGCCAGCGGGTCTTCGCCCACCGCGTCTACCTGGCCACCTCCTGCTCCAAGTTCTACGACCTCTTCACCCTGGaggggccgcggggagggggcaaGGAGCCGGCCGCCCGCACCAAGAGCCTggacggggagcggggggccctGGCCGAGGGGGCGTGCGCCCCGCTGCGGACTTCGCAGAGCGACGATGCCctgcggccggcggcgggggacggcgcggcgcccggcggcggccaCGACCTGTCGGCCTGGGGCCGCGGCTTCGTCAGCATGCGCTGGGAGCTGGTGGCGGACCCCGTGGCAGGGCGGGAGAAGCGGATGGCGGTGGTGCGCATGGACCGGcgggtgcaggcagagcccttCCGCGCCGTGCTGGAGTACCTCTACACCGGGCGGCTGGACCAGGCCCGCGGGGACCTGATGCAGGTGGCCACCATCGccgagctgctggaggtcttcgACCTGCGCATGATGGTGGCCAACGTGCTCAACAAGGAGAGCTTCATGAACCAGGAGATCACCAAGGCCTTCCACGTCCGCCGCGCCAACCGCATCAAGGagtgcctggggaagggggtcTTCGCAG ATGTGGTTTTCCGCGTGGACGACGGGGCCGTGCCAGCGCACAAGCCCCTGCTCATCGCCGGCTGCGACTGGATGATGGCCATGTTCCGGGGAGCTTTCCGGGAGAGCTATGCCGCCGAG gtctCCCTGCCCGGCACCAACTGCGCCTGCCTGCGCGCCGTCCTCGACTTCCTCTACACCGGCGTCTTCACCCCCACGCCCGACCTGGACGCGATGGAGCTCCTCATCCTCACCAACCgcctctgcctgccccggctgcaggCGCTCACAG aGCAGTACGCCGTGGACGAGCTGCTGCGAGCCTTCATGCAGCGGGTGGAGATCGACGAGCAGGTGATCATCTACCTGGAGATGACGCAG TTCCACAACGCCCGGCAGCTGGCCGCCTGGTGCCTGCACTACATCTGCACCAACTACAACAGCGTCTGCCGCCGCTTCCCCCGCGAGATGAAGTTCATGTCCCCAG AGAACCAGGCGCACTTTGAGCGGCACCGTTGGCCGCCGGTGTGGTACCTGAAGGAGGAGGACCTGTACCTGCGCTCCAAGaaggagcgggagcgggaggagCAGCTGCAGCGCAAGCAGCACACCCGCAGCAAGTGGTGCTTCTGGCGGCCCTCGCCCCACGTCTCCtga
- the LOC142408791 gene encoding rho-related BTB domain-containing protein 2-like isoform X3, whose product MWYPEIKHFCPRTPIVLVGCQLDLRYADLEAVNRARRPLAKPIKPTDILPPERGHEVAKELGVPYYETSVVAQFGIKDVFDNAIRAALISRRHLQFWKSHLKKMQRPLLQAPFLPPKPPPPVIQVPDPPASRGWGPAALFCTPLCADVVFQLQGGQRVFAHRVYLATSCSKFYDLFTLEGPRGGGKEPAARTKSLDGERGALAEGACAPLRTSQSDDALRPAAGDGAAPGGGHDLSAWGRGFVSMRWELVADPVAGREKRMAVVRMDRRVQAEPFRAVLEYLYTGRLDQARGDLMQVATIAELLEVFDLRMMVANVLNKESFMNQEITKAFHVRRANRIKECLGKGVFADVVFRVDDGAVPAHKPLLIAGCDWMMAMFRGAFRESYAAEVSLPGTNCACLRAVLDFLYTGVFTPTPDLDAMELLILTNRLCLPRLQALTEQYAVDELLRAFMQRVEIDEQVIIYLEMTQFHNARQLAAWCLHYICTNYNSVCRRFPREMKFMSPENQAHFERHRWPPVWYLKEEDLYLRSKKEREREEQLQRKQHTRSKWCFWRPSPHVS is encoded by the exons ATGTGGTACCCTGAGATCAAGCACTTCTGCCCCCGGACGCCCATCGTGCTGGTGGGGTGCCAGCTGGACCTGCGCTACGCCGACCTGGAGGCCGTCAACCGGGCCCGCCGCCCCTTGGCCAA gcccaTCAAGCCCACGGACATCCTGCCCCCGGAGCGGGGCCACGAGGTGGCCAAGGAGCTGGGGGTGCCCTACTACGAGACCAGCGTGGTGGCCCAGTTCGGCATCAAGGACGTCTTCGACAACGCCATCCGGGCCGCTCTCATCTCCCGCCGGCACCTCCAGTTCTGGAAGTCCCACCTGAAGAAGATGCAGCGGCCGCTGCTGCAggcccccttcctgccccccaagCCCCCGCCGCCTGTCATCCAGGTCCCCGACCCGCCGGCCAGCCGCGGCTGGGGCCCCGCCGCCCTCTTCTGCACCCCGCTCTGCGCTGACGTCGTCTTCCAGCTCCAGGGCGGCCAGCGGGTCTTCGCCCACCGCGTCTACCTGGCCACCTCCTGCTCCAAGTTCTACGACCTCTTCACCCTGGaggggccgcggggagggggcaaGGAGCCGGCCGCCCGCACCAAGAGCCTggacggggagcggggggccctGGCCGAGGGGGCGTGCGCCCCGCTGCGGACTTCGCAGAGCGACGATGCCctgcggccggcggcgggggacggcgcggcgcccggcggcggccaCGACCTGTCGGCCTGGGGCCGCGGCTTCGTCAGCATGCGCTGGGAGCTGGTGGCGGACCCCGTGGCAGGGCGGGAGAAGCGGATGGCGGTGGTGCGCATGGACCGGcgggtgcaggcagagcccttCCGCGCCGTGCTGGAGTACCTCTACACCGGGCGGCTGGACCAGGCCCGCGGGGACCTGATGCAGGTGGCCACCATCGccgagctgctggaggtcttcgACCTGCGCATGATGGTGGCCAACGTGCTCAACAAGGAGAGCTTCATGAACCAGGAGATCACCAAGGCCTTCCACGTCCGCCGCGCCAACCGCATCAAGGagtgcctggggaagggggtcTTCGCAG ATGTGGTTTTCCGCGTGGACGACGGGGCCGTGCCAGCGCACAAGCCCCTGCTCATCGCCGGCTGCGACTGGATGATGGCCATGTTCCGGGGAGCTTTCCGGGAGAGCTATGCCGCCGAG gtctCCCTGCCCGGCACCAACTGCGCCTGCCTGCGCGCCGTCCTCGACTTCCTCTACACCGGCGTCTTCACCCCCACGCCCGACCTGGACGCGATGGAGCTCCTCATCCTCACCAACCgcctctgcctgccccggctgcaggCGCTCACAG aGCAGTACGCCGTGGACGAGCTGCTGCGAGCCTTCATGCAGCGGGTGGAGATCGACGAGCAGGTGATCATCTACCTGGAGATGACGCAG TTCCACAACGCCCGGCAGCTGGCCGCCTGGTGCCTGCACTACATCTGCACCAACTACAACAGCGTCTGCCGCCGCTTCCCCCGCGAGATGAAGTTCATGTCCCCAG AGAACCAGGCGCACTTTGAGCGGCACCGTTGGCCGCCGGTGTGGTACCTGAAGGAGGAGGACCTGTACCTGCGCTCCAAGaaggagcgggagcgggaggagCAGCTGCAGCGCAAGCAGCACACCCGCAGCAAGTGGTGCTTCTGGCGGCCCTCGCCCCACGTCTCCtga